A DNA window from Zingiber officinale cultivar Zhangliang chromosome 3A, Zo_v1.1, whole genome shotgun sequence contains the following coding sequences:
- the LOC122050426 gene encoding putative transcription factor bHLH041, whose product MDSFFLLGPEARRRFLQIAGRLLGCTYICSWSPLHQPTTTHLVSTEGWHCAEDSGQSSSSAATVSLRLFEAYRRSLCAVHSSSSSIPGLAYKDGLAYIQFTDRDIMNLASNHSQRQFYQEAGVKTAVFMGCRHGEIELGIKMPTNPTVNLQMNIQQVFSEELIQQSLGDLAILPSEPGQLSSSSSDTSPRLLAQSSPPFVMQPFNFAAAPRTAHEDEAMRRAMLAVIISSKDMPSPLHLNQQTIRNPIGAFRPYYNNPSTAPEVELEPNWHGQRMIKIALHMLRRISVMKSQAQEHQQPTRSHSHHVISERKRREKLNEQFNALKALLPLEPKIKKDKATLLVNTKNYLNLLKAQIKELEEKNRVLEMQVLQVPRNDEVDALIADSDERIQIQVIRLPESTSEAQQIDLQVVVKEECDMIDWVIRVLECLKEMTAGITLVSMETRTVSSQNNIFGRGRFRLQIQTSDWDEATFKEAVSNAVANVLARVRSNQARQT is encoded by the exons ATGgattccttcttcctcctcggcCCCGAAGCTCGGCGCCGGTTTCTCCAGATCGCCGGACGTCTCCTCGGCTGCACGTATATCTGCTCATGGTCTCCTCTCCACCAACCCACGACCAC CCATTTGGTGTCCACGGAGGGATGGCACTGCGCGGAAGACAGTGGCCAATCGAGCTCGTCCGCTGCTACCGTCTCCTTGAGGCTCTTCGAGGCCTACAGGAGATCGCTTTGTGCTGTTCACAGCAG TTCCAGTTCTATTCCTGGTTTGGCCTACAAGGATGGGCTCGCTTACATTCAGTTTACTGATCGGGATATTATGAACTTGGCTTCCAATCACTCACAACGACAATTCTATCAG GAAGCTGGAGTAAAG ACGGCAGTTTTTATGGGTTGCAGACATGGAGAAATCGAACTGGGGATCAAAATGCCTACAAATCCAACT GTGAATTTGCAGATGAACATTCAGCAAGTGTTCAGCGAGGAGTTGATTCAACAATCTCTAGGAGACCTTGCGATTCTTCCCTCTGAGCCCGGTCagctctcttcatcttcctccgaCACTTCGCCTCGTCTTCTCGCTCAATCAAGTCCTCCCTTCGTCATGCAACCCTTCAACTTCGCTGCAGCTCCAAGAACAGCTCATGAGGATGAAGCGATGAGAAGAGCAATGCTCGCCGTCATTATTTCTTCCAAGGACATGCCGTCGCCGTTGCACCTCAACCAACAAACAATTAGAAATCCGATCGGAGCATTCCGGCCTTACTACAACAATCCATCGACTGCTCCTGAAGTGGAACTCGAGCCCAATTGGCACGGCCAGAGAATGATCAAGATAGCCCTTCATATGCTTAGGAGAATAAGCGTGATGAAATCGCAAGCACAAGAGCACCAGCAGCCAACGAGAAGCCACTCGCACCATGTCATATCGGAGCGAAAGCGCAGGGAGAAGCTCAACGAACAGTTTAATGCTCTCAAGGCGCTGCTTCCGCTTGAACCGAAG ATCAAGAAAGACAAGGCGACCCTGCTCGTGAACACCAAGAACTACTTGAACCTTTTAAAGGCTCAGATCAAGGAACTCGAGGAGAAGAACCGTGTGCTAGAAATGCAAGTCCTCCAAGTACCTAGAAACGACGAAGTCGATGCATTGATTGCCGATTCAGACGAAAGAATTCAAATTCAAGTTATTCGATTGCCTGAGTCCACATCAGAAGCACAGCAGATTGATCTGCAGGTGGTGGTGAAGGAAGAATGCGATATGATTGACTGGGTTATCCGCGTCCTTGAATGCCTCAAAGAGATGACAGCTGGAATAACATTGGTGTCCATGGAAACAAGAACCGTCTCGTCTCAGAACAATATATTTGGAAGAGGACGTTTCAGGCTACAAATACAG ACAAGTGATTGGGACGAGGCGACGTTCAAGGAAGCTGTGAGCAACGCCGTCGCTAATGTTTTGGCACGAGTAAGGAGTAACCAGGCCCGCCAAACTTGA